TAGCTTGCTACGCAGCACTGACTGCTGAAACTGCAACGTAAACAATTCGTTGCTGGATGCGGTTCCCTGCTGGCCGAGTCTCTGCAGCGTTGAGGTTGGTGCGATGTAACTAATGGTACTGTCAGTTCAACCTAGCTACCAAACCATGTTTTACATGATTTAAAGCTTTAATTGATTTATGTGAGAGCGAAAAATataattagctagctaagttgACTGATACCGCAGTAGAGAATGTTGATCAACTCATGATGATCACACGAGTCTGGACGGTTGTGCACTCATGCGGAACTTTTATGACCTAGTCAGTCATCTAGCTTGATAACGGCAATCTAATTACCAGAGGCAGCAGACTCCAGTAGTTCACGTAGCAAAATTGAATGACGCCTAGTTTTTTTCTGCATCAGGGTAAAAAAGGAACTCAGAATAGCAAACCAGTGATAAACGTGTGGTCCGTCCTCATATCAGGTCCAAGATGATTGAACCACAGGACTGCGGTGACGGCGATGAACATGAAGCTACACCACAAACAGTCCCTACTCTACCCAGTATGCCAAGAGAGCGGGTGCCGTTGCAGAAGAGCAGCGTATGCTCCCGCTCTTACTTCATGGTGGTGATGGTCTTTTTCCATGTATACATCATCAACGTCATTGCACTACTTTTCTATGTGCACTACAACAACACTCCTGGGGATGTACTGGCCAGCCCCAGCAGGGAAGCAGTAAGTGGAGGCAGTGATCATCACAAACCTCACGAGTCCCATCAGCAGCAATCTGGCTCAGAATCTGGCTTTCAGCGGGACATTTATCTTCCACGCCTTGAAGGCATAAGGGTGAGCATGAGAGACAAGGCTCTTTTGAGTAGTCATGTCTGCTGTGCGATTTCTGCTGCTGTTTGTGTCATATTTTCGTGATGGTGTTTGTGTCTGAAAGGTGGGCCATGTCCAGAAGGTTTCACTGATGCCAGGCAAAACACACGAGATGCGGACCCTGAGCCTAAAGCCTCTTCTGTTTGGTAAACTTCTTGCTACCACCAAGGTTCTTCTGTTCTACATTGCAGTCCTTGCTgctccatgtcacctttctcCGAagctctgtgtttatgtgtccgTAATAAATCCgttgcctgtgtctgtgtcttttccCCAGAGATCCCTGGGTTCCTGTCTGAAGAGGAGTGTCGTGTGGTGGTTCAGCTGGCGCAGCTGAAGGGTCTGATGGAGAGCCAGGTGATGGTGCCTGAGGGACAGGAGGAGCTGACGGAGCAACTCAACCTGAGTTCCGAGGAGATCTTCAACCTCCTGGACCTCAACCAGGACGGACAGCTACAATTGCAGGAGGCGTGTAGGGAGTTAATGTTATCGGTGTCCATGTCATGATGCAACGTGGCACGGAGACAGCTGaattattgttttatgttgtctCTGTATAATTGATCGGGAAAGATATATTGCAGTGTATTCCCTACAGATATTGACCCATTCGCGGGTGTTGGATGGTATCTGGCTTACACCAGAGAATCTGAGAGAGATCTATGTTGGGCTGAAGGCTGACCCTGATGGTAACGGTATGAGTCACTTCAATTATTGTTTTAGCACTTGGCTCTTTTTATCAGGCCTCTCTTTCTGTGCATACAGAGCTTATCATAATCCATAACTAATCCATGAAACTAACAGAATACAACCCACCCCAATACATCTGTGACGCCAGGATATATTGGAAGCCAGTTCCAGGGAACAAGCAAGAACAATAACATTGTATTCTTTACCTAGGAGCCGTGATATTATCGTCCTCAATCGTTAAATGCTTTGTGTGTTGTCAAACAGCTACAGTCATGGCTAAATTAGCAGATGGGCACTTGTCTGTATATCTTTGTTATGTCTATCTGACCCCTGTGTATGTGACCCTTGTGTATGTCACCCCTGTGTATGTCACCCCTGTGTATGTGACCCCTTGTGTATGTGACCCCTTGTGTATGTGACCCCTTGTGTATGTGACCCCTTGTGTATGTGACCCCTTGTGTATGTGACCCCTGTGTATGTCACCCCTGTGTATGTCACCCCTGTGTATGTGACCCCTTGTGTATGTGACCCCTTGTGTATGTGACCCCTTGTGTATGTGACCCCTTGTGTATGTGACCCCTTGTGTATGTGACCCCTGTGTATGTGACCCCTGTGTATGTGACCCCTTGTGTATGTGACCCCTTGTGTATGTGACCCCTTGTGTATGTGACCCCTGTGTATGTGACCCCTGTGTATGTGACCCCTGTATATGTCACCCCTTTGTATGTCACCCCTGTGTATGTGAcccctgtccatctgtctgtgtgactCTGCATTAGGCCTGCTGAGCCTGGAGGAGTTTAGGCTTCTGGGTAGCGATGCTTTCCAAAGGTTCCTGCAGCAGCGTGGGGTGAAGAGCAGCCAGCTGGTCAGGAACAGCAGACACACCTGGTTGTACCAGGGCCAGGGGTCGCACCAGGTTCTCCAAGACCTCAAGAAGAGGTGAGTAGAGCGTCGCCGTTAAATGTTGACCCGACCTCTGCATTGAACCCTAGCTTTTCTGACCATTTATCATTCCTCTCCATCCTCTGTTCCTTCTGTTGCTTGACTGCgatacattatttatttctgttttctatGACTAGAAGGGTATGATTTTACTACTGGCTTATGTGTTGAATTTGTGTGACGTTCATGGATATCATTCACTTGCCTTTATATGGGATTTAGAAAGAGTGCTTTGAGATGGAAAGAAATGTGCACACTATAAAGCAAGGGGTTATAACTTTAATTCCAAAACCTGATACGATCTTCTACGTCTAGATAATTGGAAACCAATCGGTTTGTTTTACGTTGATAACGCTTTTGCTTTGGTTTATGTCAAATGATTGAAGAAAGGATTAGGTCAGATAACCAATGATACTCAGTGATATCAATGGTTCTGCGATTTTGCGTCTTAATACCTCTGACAGATTTTGTTTCTCTGGAAGTGTGAGACAGGGATGTCAAAGTTCCCCTATTTTATTCTTGATAGTTGTTGACCTTTTACCTTTTGAAGATTCACAAAGCACAACATAGCTATGGAATATCTATTCGGATACAGAAGTCAAGACCTTACAATTAACCAGTAATACTACAGGTATCTTGTTTCTCTGGGGGGGAAAAATAGTAAATGGGTCTGGTTCTTAAAGTAATTAATTCATTTTGTAATGCTAGGGGGTTAAAGTTGAATATCTCGTAATGTGCAGTTCTTAGATTGCACGACAATACAAAGAGACGTGTCTATTATCAGCCGAGTCCTTTTGGTGAAAGCAGAGTgtcttttatgttttatataccCCCGACTGTATTTGGCCATGAGTTTGACTGCCTGTTTGTTCCTTTCTCCACACCCAACAACAAAGGTTTTTATAAACTCTTGAGGTCATCCGGGTTTTTTGCCCCTCGCTCTCCCTTCCCCCTTAGGGTGACCCGCCTGACCCGGCTGCCCTCTGCTTTAGTGGACCTGAGTGAGCCCCTGCAGGTGGTGCGTTATGGACAGGGGGGTCACTACCACGCCCACCATGACAGTGGCCCTGTGTACCCTGAGACGGTGTGCACGCACACGCGCCTGGCCGCCAACGCCTCCACACCGTTCGAGACCTCCTGCAGGTCAGTGGGCTGTGTGGAGTCAGCCAGCACTTTGGTCTTTGGCCTGGTTTTGACGATACTGTAAGTCTGGCTCCGTGTGCTTCAGATGAAGGTGGATAGGGTTAGTGTGAGGATGTACTGTAACGTCTCCGCAACTCAGAAAAGTCTTTAACTCTGTATTCCAGTACTTTGGATCTGAAATGAGACAGTGAGTATggattaaagtgcagactgtttGATATAATTTGAGTCCATTTTCACCCTTACCCAactaaccatttagaaatgacagcgTGTTTTATACATTGTCCCACTACTGTAATGTGCCAAACTTATTTTAGCAGATTAACTTTATGTACAGTGAGGTAGTCATCTTTATTAGTTCTTGGTGATTTTACCTTTGCAATCAGTGATTGTCGGAAGTCAGccacccacacatacatacacacacacacacaccagaaactATGAATCTTCCCTGGTGATTCTCTGCCCAGCCTGTAACtcagccatcttcagttcctgcTTGTTTCCGGTATTTTTGCCCGTCTTGTTTTTAGCATGTGGAAGGAACGTTGAGTAAGATTCAGAAGGGTTGATTGAATCGGCCAGTCAAGAACTTTCCAGTGGCCCCAAAAACCTCCTTTTTTGCTATGGCATTGTATTTCTTcatctcatcttttcataacACTTTGTCCCAGAAATCTGCAGACTGTTTTTGGTACTTTTTAGCTAGCTATAACCTGTCTGTCCTGTTCTTGAGGCTTAGAAGTGGTTTGCGTCCTGTGGTGGGCCCTCTGAAGTTCTGCTGGGGTACTCTTTTGCGTATGGTCATCTATGCCTAGCTCATTTCGGATCAGTTGTaatgttgtttgtattttttttttccctcacccTTGGAAGTATTCTGAGCTCGATAGTGCTTTGTTTCGTCTTTggactatgtacaaaatgtgcttTCATTTCTAAAGGGTTCATCCAAGAATTTTATACTAAAGTAAAGCAGACAATTTGCACTTCAAATGAAAAgtaattgtttcatttgaaatcaaaaGTGCTGTAAACAAGAGCCAGGCAGATGTAGTCATTTCTGTTTATATCCGGTAGATCAGTAGTATGGTGATTAAGGCAGAGGTTTACAGACCTTTTTGCTGATCTCCCTATTTTTTGTGACTATTGAAGTTATGTAACAGCCAATGTTTACTTTGAATctaaccccccaaaaaaatgtgaCCGATTGttaataatagaaaataaatgttgggGACTGAATTGCATCAGAAAGGTACGAGAGGTTCTAGAACAACATCAAGGTATTATATTTTGTGTAGAAAAGAACATTATCATTGATGTTCTTTCCCTCCAAGTCTTATTGTCTGACATCCTTACCACTCTACTCACGGGTTCTAAAGAAACGCACAAGTGTTGCTCAGGGTCTCAAGGAACGGGGTCCTTGTACTTCGAAGCTTCTCAGCTGCGAAGTACAATGACCCCGTTCGAGAAGTTAGAGCCACGTCTGTAGGAAACATTCTGTTGCAACTGCGTTTTGTGGCTGCATGAGGTAGTTACATAATGACAACAACTTTCGACGAGGTGAGCGACCCCTAAAAGACGACGTCGCTAGGGCTGACGTTTCTATGGTGCGGCTGCTCTTTGTGTGGTCGCTGGTATGTGTGTGCAATAAATGCACGTATTGCACACCCAGGTACATCACAGTGCTCTTCTACCTGAACTCTGTTGAGGAGGGCGGGGAGACCGCGTTCCCTGTGGCAGACAACAGGACCTATGAGGAAGTGGTGCgttttttttcactttgtgtgtctctttgtttACACCATATCTCTGTtaacatttgtgtgtttgtaatgtgtgtaggtatgtatgacaGGTTTTTGTTGTTCATCCGAGTattaatgtgtgttaatgtttgtatttttagtCTTTGATTCAGAACAATGTGGATCTTATGGACACAAGGAAGAATTGCGATAAGAGCAACCTAAGGGTGAAGCCTGTTAAAGGGACAGCTGTATTCTGGTATAACTACCTCTCTGACGGACAAGGTACAGACTACATAgtccccctccacacacagacacagcaatTTACCCCATTCCACCCAATCACTGCTGTTCAGGTCCTTATTGGACAAATCAAAGCATGTGCCATCTTGTGGATGATTAGGCCCACCGTTTTAGAAACGCATGCAAAGGGAACCCTCCTGCTGCTCCGTAATGTGGTTATCTGTTGTGCTGTGGTGAGAGCTGCTACCAGACGCTGACtgccctctgctccccacaggcTGGGTGGGTGAACAGGACGAGTACTCCCTGCACGGGGGCTGTGTGGTCACCCGCGGCACTAAGTGGGTGGCCAATAACTGGATCAACATCGACCCTGACTACCAGCGCCAGGCTCGCTACCAGCAGCTGGTGTCCCtgcaggagggggagggggcggaggACGGGGATGAGCCGGATGAGGATGGGCCTCCATCCCAGGTCACCGACGCCCATCAGGAACTGTAGCTGTCCTCAGAAACCCCAAAAGAATGACCTCTCCTTGGGTCCGCTGATTACACAAATTCCAGCGTCCAACGCTGGTCCATTGGCAAAGTCTCCAGGAGTAGTGGGTGGCCTGGACGTTCTGTAGTTAGTGGCCCCAGGCCTCACTCACCCCTCTGTTACCCTACTGCCCCTCCCCACCCTAAGCCCAACCAAACGTCTGTCCTGCTGTGCAACAACCTCCCATGGCAACCCATAATGTGGTCAGTAGCCTACATAGCGATATTTCAGGGACTGTGGTCACTTTGGATTTATGCaatgagagggaaagaaaacGGAAAGTTCCGATGTGTGTTCATTGTTTTGTCGTTTTCCGCAGCTGAATTAATTTCATAATTCCAAACCttgtttacagtatatttatgtatgcaCAATTTTACCTCCCTTTGCATCGTAGAACACTTCCACTAGCCGTATCTTAATTTGAGCCAGTGTCACACAGCCGGAAAAGAATATCCCACAGCAACAGGAAATatgatttattatttgtatCGTAATGATTTCTGAGGGGTTAACACACTATTTGTTAGGGCACAAGTGGAAATTCTAACGTTTAGAAGCCTTTTTAAACATTCAATACACAAAAAGGTTTTGTATTTCTTGCTGTAGGGGAAAATGGACGCAACAACGGGATGATCCAATTAAGCTATGGGGTATGTATGGTCCATTGATTTGTGAGTGAGTCTGTCACTCCTAAAACACTTTGTGGAGAGGTATCGATCATGCTTCTATTTGCACGTATGCATACCTTCCAATTAGCTGTTACGTTATGGCTGTGTACAGGTTTTTCCCAATGTAATGTTGAAGATAGCCATAGGCTCTCTAGACTAGAGAGACAATGTTAGATGCTGTGTTTGCTCTTCAGTATTTTAGCGTGACAATATCATCACCCAAAGACCCCCATACTCTGTGATGATGCATGTTAACTGCTATTGAAACGTTACACggcttgttgtttttttattttatatttatcaatttttttatgtataaacaaaatgtttaatattgtCTCAATTACATCCAACACCTCTCAATTTACTATACCTATTGGAGTGATTTTGaagtgttatttatttattccatgttttgtttcacattgttgtttacattgtttgatgtttgtttcaAAATGCACTGAATCACTTTCCTCCGCTCCTAATAAAGAATACTTTAGATTTGAATTCTTGATTGGAGTCGCAGAGGGTTTACAGCTCATTGGCAAAGCTTTTCATGAGAATGCCCTGGCATATGCGGACCCGTATTGGCTTTTATTTAATAAgcattttattcaaatgttgaTGCAGGTGGTTTTATACACTTCGTTACAAAAACATGACTTGATTAGACCTACCATATACATAGTATATGCCTGTGTAGTTCCATGAACATTCTAATGGGATAGGGACCCGCCCCATAACAGAAGACTGTCTCCACCAATACCCAGGGATGGCCGACTTCGCCGAGGGTCCTCAGAGTTTGCTGCTACACGGGATCTCCTGCGATGACATGTATTATTAGTTTATGTTCTTTTCATATCGTGTCTTCCGTTGATCTGCCGTGTTGTCATGTGTAATATGCGTGTGTCTCACCAGTGAATACTCCAAGCCGGGCGTGGACGTTCCCTGGTGGCCGAGGCAGTGTAACACAGCGTCATGGACGGTAACGAACAGGCGTCCTTTAGTGATGGTCTCTGAGAAGAAGCCTCCCAGCTCTAATTGCTCCACCACATGGACTGGATGTGGAAAGTAAGAGTTATTCACACATCCGATTCAAAGGAGTTATTCGTCTGTGCGCTACAGATAAGGGGGCTTACCTACCCTGACACCCGGCCATGTACACAGTAACATCAATCTCACCAAAGTCGTGGAATATCTATTGAAACAGGAAAGGAGGATGAGCTCTTCCGCAGtttaacacattaacattcaAACCTAACATTTTAGTCCTAACCCCACCCCATAACTTTCATGGAGTGCACCCGCTACTGACAGTGTCCCCCTCTATTCAA
This sequence is a window from Esox lucius isolate fEsoLuc1 chromosome 17, fEsoLuc1.pri, whole genome shotgun sequence. Protein-coding genes within it:
- the p4htm gene encoding transmembrane prolyl 4-hydroxylase isoform X1, producing the protein MRFPAGRVSAALRSKMIEPQDCGDGDEHEATPQTVPTLPSMPRERVPLQKSSVCSRSYFMVVMVFFHVYIINVIALLFYVHYNNTPGDVLASPSREAVSGGSDHHKPHESHQQQSGSESGFQRDIYLPRLEGIRVGHVQKVSLMPGKTHEMRTLSLKPLLFEIPGFLSEEECRVVVQLAQLKGLMESQVMVPEGQEELTEQLNLSSEEIFNLLDLNQDGQLQLQEALYSLQILTHSRVLDGIWLTPENLREIYVGLKADPDGNGLLSLEEFRLLGSDAFQRFLQQRGVKSSQLVRNSRHTWLYQGQGSHQVLQDLKKRVTRLTRLPSALVDLSEPLQVVRYGQGGHYHAHHDSGPVYPETVCTHTRLAANASTPFETSCRYITVLFYLNSVEEGGETAFPVADNRTYEEVSLIQNNVDLMDTRKNCDKSNLRVKPVKGTAVFWYNYLSDGQGWVGEQDEYSLHGGCVVTRGTKWVANNWINIDPDYQRQARYQQLVSLQEGEGAEDGDEPDEDGPPSQVTDAHQEL
- the p4htm gene encoding transmembrane prolyl 4-hydroxylase isoform X2, encoding MRFPAGRVSAALRSKMIEPQDCGDGDEHEATPQTVPTLPSMPRERVPLQKSSVCSRSYFMVVMVFFHVYIINVIALLFYVHYNNTPGDVLASPSREAVSGGSDHHKPHESHQQQSGSESGFQRDIYLPRLEGIRVGHVQKVSLMPGKTHEMRTLSLKPLLFEIPGFLSEEECRVVVQLAQLKGLMESQVMVPEGQEELTEQLNLSSEEIFNLLDLNQDGQLQLQEALYSLQILTHSRVLDGIWLTPENLREIYVGLKADPDGLLSLEEFRLLGSDAFQRFLQQRGVKSSQLVRNSRHTWLYQGQGSHQVLQDLKKRVTRLTRLPSALVDLSEPLQVVRYGQGGHYHAHHDSGPVYPETVCTHTRLAANASTPFETSCRYITVLFYLNSVEEGGETAFPVADNRTYEEVSLIQNNVDLMDTRKNCDKSNLRVKPVKGTAVFWYNYLSDGQGWVGEQDEYSLHGGCVVTRGTKWVANNWINIDPDYQRQARYQQLVSLQEGEGAEDGDEPDEDGPPSQVTDAHQEL
- the p4htm gene encoding transmembrane prolyl 4-hydroxylase isoform X3 — encoded protein: MRFPAGRVSAALRSKMIEPQDCGDGDEHEATPQTVPTLPSMPRERVPLQKSSVCSRSYFMVVMVFFHVYIINVIALLFYVHYNNTPGDVLASPSREAVSGGSDHHKPHESHQQQSGSESGFQRDIYLPRLEGIRVGHVQKVSLMPGKTHEMRTLSLKPLLFEIPGFLSEEECRVVVQLAQLKGLMESQVMVPEGQEELTEQLNLSSEEIFNLLDLNQDGQLQLQEILTHSRVLDGIWLTPENLREIYVGLKADPDGNGLLSLEEFRLLGSDAFQRFLQQRGVKSSQLVRNSRHTWLYQGQGSHQVLQDLKKRVTRLTRLPSALVDLSEPLQVVRYGQGGHYHAHHDSGPVYPETVCTHTRLAANASTPFETSCRYITVLFYLNSVEEGGETAFPVADNRTYEEVSLIQNNVDLMDTRKNCDKSNLRVKPVKGTAVFWYNYLSDGQGWVGEQDEYSLHGGCVVTRGTKWVANNWINIDPDYQRQARYQQLVSLQEGEGAEDGDEPDEDGPPSQVTDAHQEL
- the p4htm gene encoding transmembrane prolyl 4-hydroxylase isoform X4 translates to MIEPQDCGDGDEHEATPQTVPTLPSMPRERVPLQKSSVCSRSYFMVVMVFFHVYIINVIALLFYVHYNNTPGDVLASPSREAVSGGSDHHKPHESHQQQSGSESGFQRDIYLPRLEGIRVGHVQKVSLMPGKTHEMRTLSLKPLLFEIPGFLSEEECRVVVQLAQLKGLMESQVMVPEGQEELTEQLNLSSEEIFNLLDLNQDGQLQLQEALYSLQILTHSRVLDGIWLTPENLREIYVGLKADPDGNGLLSLEEFRLLGSDAFQRFLQQRGVKSSQLVRNSRHTWLYQGQGSHQVLQDLKKRVTRLTRLPSALVDLSEPLQVVRYGQGGHYHAHHDSGPVYPETVCTHTRLAANASTPFETSCRYITVLFYLNSVEEGGETAFPVADNRTYEEVSLIQNNVDLMDTRKNCDKSNLRVKPVKGTAVFWYNYLSDGQGWVGEQDEYSLHGGCVVTRGTKWVANNWINIDPDYQRQARYQQLVSLQEGEGAEDGDEPDEDGPPSQVTDAHQEL